Genomic window (Syngnathus typhle isolate RoL2023-S1 ecotype Sweden linkage group LG4, RoL_Styp_1.0, whole genome shotgun sequence):
GTAAGACAATTTAAGGCAACTGAATACGACTTGGGTGGCTTTAAGGACTGAGAAGAGAGAGTTTTTGCAAACCTACCGACGGCAATCCCAGGCCCATGTCGCCCGACCCGACGTGTGTCGTGTGAACAAAGTTGGTTGGCTCGCCGATCATGGAGCGGTCGATCCGCCGCCGCCGTTTCTGGAAAACAcatgttgatttttcttttaaataaatacatccacTAACATTATGTTGATTTGCCTTTCAAGTTATATGATCAGTGGAAAAATTCAAAAGTTTAACCGTTGCCTGCTTTTCAAAAATGTTAGACTTACAGGCTGTGGCTGCTCCGCAATACAGCAGCTGAAACAAACCCAGAATTCAGTCATTCCCAGGCCAGTGACAACACCGCTGCAGCAGTTTCCTGTTTCGGTTGAGCTGCCACTCGCCGCGTTGCCTTCCTGTCTGTCTGATGTCAGCAGAGCCGCAGACGCACCGTGGAAACTGATGGCAGCCTCTCTGCAGCTCTCTTCGGGACAAACGCGTGCTACAAGAAGTGTCCGCCCAGTACCAGGCACCCTTTCCTGTCCAAAAGTTGAGCAAAAATAAGCATCAGACGTAGCtaacaaatgtttttacatGTTTGCTCTAATATAAATTGACAAAAGTTGTATTCCTGtcattaaagcaaaaaaaagaaactcgaAACAATGACGATTCTGATAGGTCAAACAATGACAAACCTCTTTGAGAACTTTCAGCACATATTCACCAAATCATGCCTTAGAGCTAGTAGTTACACTAAGTAAAGCGTGACTGCAAAATGTGAGAACACACCAATGCTTGCAATAGCTGACAGTGAGAA
Coding sequences:
- the cdc42se2 gene encoding CDC42 small effector protein 2, translated to MTEFWVCFSCCIAEQPQPKRRRRIDRSMIGEPTNFVHTTHVGSGDMGLGLPSVDLVQAQMKSKGGYVHGGSEGSQL